From the Centropristis striata isolate RG_2023a ecotype Rhode Island chromosome 5, C.striata_1.0, whole genome shotgun sequence genome, the window TGTGTTGCGTGGACTGCAGCTCAAGTCGTGACTGTGACATTACACAGACAGTTATTTAAAGTGTGGGGTTTAACCATCAACCCTTTTTATTCTCTGTTCTAGAGTTGGCCGATTCAAAATGGACGAACTCTGTGGCAATCCATCCAGAGCGTAATGTGCTCAACGACAGAGGTAAACCTGATCAACATTTCACACTCATGCAGAGtatttttaagttaaatgtCATAAACCCAGCAAAGTGTTTGCACCACAAAAAGACTCCTTCAATTGAGTATAGATTACCAACCAGTTGAACAAATGTTTAGAAGTTTTCAGTAGCTTAGGCAGTGCAcgacaactttatttatttatttatttatttatttatttatttatttatttatttatttatttatttatttatttatttatttattcatttatttattattgtctatttattattattatatcattttattatgtattgAATATATGTTTAGAAGTTTTCAGTAGCTTAGGCAGTGCACGACAACATCATTTATctattcaattatttatttatttatttatttatttatttatttatttatttatttatttattatttattgtctatttattattattatatcattttattatgtattgAATATATGTTTAGAAGTTTTCAGTAGCTTAGGCAGTGCACGACAACAtaatttatctatctatctatctatttatttatctatttatttattatttattatttattatctatttattattacatcattttattatgtattgaatatatgtttagtagttttcagtaggttgtgcAGTGCACTAACGTTATAGTATATctgaacatatttatttttatctaatttatttgtattttttattttttatataaaataaaaactaaataattgtgtgtgtgtgtgtgtatatatatataatctgtatgtgtatatatgtatatatacttacaattatttagttgtttttcagttgaattgtgtttaaagttcaagaaaaaagtacaataaatacataatgctccaaagtaaataattatgttATTCTCATATTTTTGATATTTGTGTACTTTTGTTCAAAGTACACTGTATGTTTTTGGAGTGAGCACCTGTGCACCAGTTATTTTTGTTCTAGAACAATAACTGAGGTAATCCAAGCAGCCAGTCAGCTTTAGTTCTTGCCAAGTTTATGTTGACAAATGCATGTTATCGTCCTGTAGAGATGTTGTTTCAGACAGGAACTAATATGAAAACATTTCCTCTCTGGTGCATTCTGTCTGTCGTTGTTTTTATGACTAAACTGATTTGATATGATTGGATTCCATGACAACAGAGCTTATGAGTACATGACTCTTGGCAATTTTGTCTCAAAACAGAATGTTCCATGCTCACAAATGTGATGAGCAACATAACTCTGAAATGAGAAGTTTGTGGTTTATATGAGCTGGTAGAGGCTTCAATAATGGCATCTGTATCCATGTATTTTGTGGAAATTTAGAAAGTAACCCTAAACAGATGGTAAATCCACcctcatatgtatatatatatatatatatatatatatatatatatatttctgcaaCAAAGACAGAGCCGAGTCGTCCActgctgggtttttttggtccataaaggtgtCATGTAGtcgatgatccgggtatttcaggatggcctccaacatgttgacaggtcatctctccaccacctcctccagtggctccaacctggctccaaccacagaaccagctctgtagaccagaaccagctctttagaccagaaccagctctgtagaccagtctgatcatctctgtgtgtgatgctgcctccccagcagactgcagcataaaacaacacactaccaccacagactgataaaacattaGCAGCATCtcactacacatgtccagagatctgagctgagagaagaaaaagaggaggctccgcccctttttgtagagagcgtctgtgtttagggaccagtgcaacttattatccaggtaaacacctagATACTGATAACTtagcaccacctccatgtccaccccacaggtgttcactggctgaaggggggcttggacctgtggaaatctctgatcatttccttagtctttgaggtgttcagcaggagatagttcttgtgactccagtcactgaaggcttttatcagatccctatattcagattcctgtccattcctgatacacgccacaatagcagtgtcgtccgagtcCTTCTgcatgtggcaggactcagaatatttgaagtccgctgtgtacagtgtgaacaggagtggagccagaacagtgccttgtggagcccctgtgtacagtgtgaacaggaatggagccagaacagtgccttgtggagcccctgtgtacagtgtgaacaggaatggagccagaacagtgccttgtggagcccctgtgtacagtgtgaacaggaatggagtcAGAACAgagccttgtggagcccctgtacagtgtgaacaggagtggagccagaacagtgccttgtggagcccctgtgtatagtgtgaacaggagtggagccagaacagtgccttgtggagcccctgtgtacaatgagaacaggaatggagccagaacagtgccttgtggagcccctgtgtacagtgtgaacaggagtggagccagaacagtgccttgtggagcccctgtgtacagtgtgaacaggagtggagccagaacagtgccttgtggagcccctgtgtacagtgtgaacaggagtggagccagaacagtgccttgtggagcccctgtgttcagtgtgaacaggagtggagccagaacagagccttgtggagcccctgtgttcagtgtgaacaggagtggagccagaacagagccttgtggagcccctgtgtacagtgtgaacaggagtggagccagaacagtgccttgtggagcccctgtgctgctcattaatgtcccagaaacacagttccccaacctgacatactgtggtcttcctgtcagctaatctgtgatccaggagatgaaatAAAGATCCCCTGCTTTGATGAAGCAAATTGACTTTTAATCCTTTTCTGATATAAACTGAAAGTGGTGTCTGCCTGAAAAGTAGGAATTCATTCTCAAAACTAGTTACAAACTTTGAGAAATTGTGGGTAGATTCAAATACAATAATGACTTGTAGTTAATGGGctaaattttatttaatctgtagttcatttcattttcatttcacctttatttattcagggagggccaattgagagcaagctctcatttccaatggCACCCTGATTACAGCACAAATACAATTCAACACATTACAAtacatatccataataatatacactcaataaaagcacaataaattcaacgagcacatgcacattcagaaatcataagatcaataagaatgtctttaaaatgattaaaaggaatcagTGTATCCAACTGATGCTGAGACAGtagattattccatttaaaaggagCGAAATAAACAAAAGCGAGAGTTGAAAAGGTTTCGTATTTCAGCACGACTACTaggagttttttgttgttgttttttttaaataaatgtggtggtctaacagtttgtgtgtgtcggGGTGGCTCTGTACCCCTCACTGATCCTCAGATAAGCCCCTTGAGCCCAACGAAGCTTTGTTCTCCAACAAACGTAGTTGTCTGCTGAACCTTTTAACCCCTAGCGTCAGAATGTGGGCCTTACTGCTCTGCGCTGCTTCACCATTCATCATCCCATTACATCCAGGGCTCTGGCTTTGTGGGTCAGTTAAGCTCACGTGTAAACCCCTCATCCAAAACGGCTTCCTCTGGCCTGCATTCCTTTTGAACAGTCAGGGGCACATCCAATGGGTCAAAGGTGTGTCCGCAGGGAAATGGGTCATCAGTGTTGACTCCAGTAGTCACAAGTCATACAAAGAAATGATGGATTGTTTAGACTGTGAACAACAAGAcaacagtcttttttttacgGAGTAGCTTATACCATTGCCATGTACAAGTGAACATTTGCGTTTGTCTGGTATTAAACTTTTTAGTCAATTAAATTCATCAGGAAGACACTGACCCACTTGGCACATTTAGTACGTCCATCTGCTGAAcagatatttttatgtttttgttcctGATgataattttatctcttttctctccctctgcagggCCAATGTTCTTTCTGAGCTGTTTCAGTTTTGCATTTGGTGTTGCAATGCTCTACTATTATGGAGGTGAGTCATACAGAAAGATGGAGAAGAGCTCAGACTATTTTGACCTTGGACATTTggaattagttttatttttaattaagttttattccatatttaaaAGCAGATTGCCCTTCCGATTGTTGTTATCATGTCTAGACCGCTCTCTCCATATTTCTTAAACCTCTTTGTTGCCACTCTTTCTCCCCACAGAGGGTGAAACATTGAAGAACACAGGTCCATTTCTTCACTGTTCTGCAGCAAGACTTAGTAAAGGTGCTAAAGATGTTTTCACTTCCCATGCTGAGGTTGGAAAATGGAAAATGCTTAAGAAGTAGCCCTGTGAGGAGGACAAGCCGTGAAATTTGCCTCTATGCTGTGCCAAACTCATATAGACTTTGAGCTAAGAATTCCACATATTTATAAGCACTAATTGACTTGTTTTTTAATCTGAAGATGACTTTACCGTGAGTCATTCTGTCTTGAATTCCCACTGTCGACATCTCTTTACATGGAAAGAAATGCAATTAGTGTTATCTGGATTTATTGTGTGTATAGAACAATTataattttaatcattttttcagcttgaaatcaaaatgttgttaaatgtgttaaattaaCTGAAAAACCACCCACACGGGTGATTTTCAATCCATCCGGCTGATTAAACCTCAGCTGAGTGGAGTTACATTATGTTACCAAACATAATGAgcttatacaaaaataaaaacaacaccatTTTTAACATGTGAAAAGTAGTGACGGCAAGAAGGGCAACCCAGAGTAAATGAATCGaaaatcagatttaaaaaaaaaaaaaacaacaccaaatTGTGTTTGGTTAAATCATTAAACCTTTCATTATTTTGGGCAGACATACGACTGAAGTCATTTGGTCCAAGTCTTAAGTAAGTCCCAAGTCAATTTGTCCTGGTCAAGTCTGTTTGATGCTgcattaaaatcaaaatcaaatcaaacttaacttaacttaacttaaccaAGAGATTGGGTTGCAACATATCCATGTTTTTCAGAAACATAACGCTACAATGTCAAAATGTATTCTATCAGTTGGGTCAATTGGTGATATCAATCATATCTGGCGAGAGTTAGCTAACATCAGCCATCAAAGACACTTGGTGATCCAAGTGAGTCTTCAAATAACCATTGCAGTAACCGGTAACGCAACatagcaacctggtctcacagaaatccgtggaatagtcacggaatcactcaaatttccgtgaaactgacacggattttgctacaatgcaagttaatgaccgtcatatcccgtggctattccatggatattttttcctattggtttgttccaagtcacgtgactttcaaggtcccggcggtcagaacaaaaaacatggcggacagttctctcatttttagtgaaaaatcaatattttgacttagtttctgcaaaaaaatggattttgatcacatttctagggagaaatatatgttttattttctaaatattcactcagtgaatgtacataatcactttgtggtgaagatctcgccagaaaaatatgactgtcattaacttgcattgtagcgaaatccatgtcagtttcacggaaatttgagtgattccgtggctattccacggattttgagttaagcgaaatccgtggctatttcacggctttctgtgagaccaggttgtcaaATAACCATTGCAGTAACCGGTAACACAACATAGACACTTGTAATGTCGTGattacagtacactgtaaaaatgtcccgttgtttttacagaaaaaaactggcagctgtgtttaccagaatatttctgtaaaaaatacagtacatatgtcaacatctttacagaacaacttgtaaatttaacATCCTAAAGCTGTtgtaattaaccctttgatgcacaacatgggtctaaagtgacccgacagagtttttatgttctatatctttgcaataattcatcattcagtattccaggttttcctcaagtagtttgtttttgatcatcatacatcataatttttatgttttcctttatttattttgaatagaatccctttttctgtcactactcttctaatacacaacatggttgaaaaatgagccatatcccttttttagctaagtagcttgttaagctaacttcttagctaacttcttggctcagtatttagctaagtagcttgctaagctaactacttagcaaacttcttggctaagtagttagcttagcaagctacttagccaagtagttagctatgtaataatacaaaaactttttttcttcataaattattagaagcaaaatgaaaataacatataacaataaacaacaataaaatctgttaaagatatttaaagaatacttagaatattcaatcataaaataagttgatatcaaaacagatagcacagaaacacacagcaagcattaaataacagggGAAATAAATGCGGGtccttttttacccatgttgtgcatcaaagggttaaaaaaatatatcgttataaagtaaaatgtatcgttataaatataaagttgtagattataccatcctttactgctaatttaacaggattaTGCTgctttatactaattatttatgcaacatttacatgcagattttgcttattgtgcattgaataccagtaaatttacattcagttattatttattgtacactgaataccagtaaaatgttgttctgtaaagttgtttacatatGTACTATATTTTTTTGCTGAATTATTCTgttaaccacagctgccatttttttctgtaaaagcaacataatTTTTTATAGTGTTAAACATGTAAAGTTTTAAGTCTTCATgtttcaagtcaagtcacaagTCTTTAACTTCCATGTACAcgtaatttattttctgtgaaGTCAAGTTGCAAGTCATCAAATCAGTGACTTGAGTCCAAGTCACAATGACTCATGTCTCCCTCTCtgctttttagatttttataataatctgggtaatgactttttaatttctcaacataaaactaaaaatggcaaccatattttcagtttcattACCCAAAAGCTTATGCCTTGTTGCCGACCTTGCAACCacttttaaaattagttttaatccCTGAAAAGGTTAAGTTGTCCCGCCTTAATGGGTACAACTGAACCAACAGAAGGGTCTAATTACTGAAAACGCCTGTGTTGTTAGCTTGAATTAGACAGCGCTGtgcatgtaaatatatattctcataCACTCAACAGATATTCCCACCTGCTCACCCACTTTCAGTGCCTTTTAAAACTGTGATAAAGTTGAAAATCTACTGACTGAAGTGCACTATAAAAATGTTATCTTTTGCTCAATTAAAGCACATTTTGACATGACTTGGAGTAGTATCTCATTTTTAATCTAGCCTTACAAAGAACTGACAAAGATATACAAAGAAATGTATACAATTAATAagcataaaatacattattcacAGTAATTAGCTGTATGGTGATGACATTTTTTCTAGGTTTGTGTTTTGCACTGTgaactttaacccataagaacccggACCCAGTTGTCCATAAAggaaattatgggggatatatcacagaccaagtggaccacataaatacatttatgatggtttttttttggtaattttgtgtctttttttgagtaatattgtgtcttttttaagtaatttgggtttttttctgtcatgttgtgtctatttttgtaattttgtgtcttttttttttgtaatttttagtattttttgtgtcttttttaagcattttagtttttttttctgtcatgttgtgtttatttttgtaattttgtgtcatttttttagtaatttttagtccttttttttgcatctttttttaagcatttttttctgtaattttgtgtcttttttgtaattttgtgtctttttttggtcattttgtgtcttttgtaaataatttagtgtttttttagtcatgttgtatctttttttggtcactttgtctcttttttttgtcattttgtgtcttaagaCCCCTaatctagaagatttaaagtgtttgttacatgggtgtcaccgtgggttcttatgggttaaaagaaaatgatgataaaacatttctgtcacTGATTGAACAGCATCCATAAAAACACTAGATGGCGCTGCTCTCTAATTCGGTGCACCAAAGCCAGGAACACAATGCTGATGGAAAAGGTTTGTGTGCTATAACAATGACAAAGTGGAGCAACAGACAGCCCTCATTAATTAATAATGACAATCAAATTGATTGAATGAATAGAGGCAACTTAATTAAACGCTACATTAAACGCTGTTGACTGCTGAAGAAAGAGACGTGTGCAGGGTGGATGCATGTCAGACTCACTTCCAGCCCTTTAACTTTCTCTCATGATAATGAATCAGTGGGGAAATGACCACATCAGAGATGATTTGTACTGTAGAGCTCAGGAGGAGAGTGCAGGTGTCTGATCTCAGGAGATTTGCGAGCACGTTTCTGCAGCTTCCTTCTCTGCAAAGAGAGCAACAGATGAGAGAGGGGAGCCGGGGAGGTGCTTAAGGGGGTTGGAAGTGTCACCAGGGTGATTGTTCAGTTTGAATACTGGTATCCACATTCCCACGTGGGCGCTAATAATATCCCTGCTGCGCACAGCCTCAAAGATCATCAGCATCCTGTGATGTTGGACCCCCACAGAGTAGCTCATGTTCAACTTCTGGGCTGCGATGGAGCCAGCAGAGCGGCAGCCTTAGACAtacataatgtatatatatatatatcagtccGCAGATCTGCCCCGAGTGGAGCTGTGTGTGTCATCAATCTGGCTCTCTGCTCGTCTGGCTGTTTCCACGGTTACCAGTGATAGTTGTGGAGGAGTAAAAGGATCAGATTGTGACGTCGGTTTGTCATCCGAAAGGTGCTTTCTCACAGTCACGTTGAAGAAATGACAGATAGGAAACATGCACTTCAGGTGTTTAACACATGATTATGCCAAAGAGCctcaaactgctttttttttgttcttgtgtTAAACCACTCAAGTGTACGAAATGAGCATTTGCTTGCGCTCTAATTGGGGTTTCAGTGACATTGGTGAAACACAGGCTAATTAAGGCTTCCATTTTAACAAGCAGTTGTGCAGGGGTCTGTGCTGTGTTGACTCTGACTCACCAGCTGCTGGTCCAGAGAACCACCGACACTCTCCGGCTTCGCTCAGAGCACAGAGAGTCACGGCACAACCAAACATTGTTATAATTGAATGTTAGGCATGACGCCTGTGGTCGGCGGCAGATGTTGGTAAGGTTCAAGCTGCGGAGGTGAGCTTTGAGTCAGATGAGGCACACCCTGTTCTGCATACACATCAAACCTCCTGGTTCACTGTCTGGAAAAGAACCATGACATCTTCCTCCAACGTCATCAATGCAATTAAAAATTGAAGCCTGTTTAGCTGTCAGCatttgtgagtgagtgtgtgagtgtgtttgcgtCTGGCCTGGGCTCAGGTCACTCCCGGGCAGcaaaggagacagacagagtgaggTCACATGTGCCTGACTGCAGTTGTCTCCACTTTCCTGTTTGTCCATTTGGAACAAATGTTGCATTGTTTAGATACCAGACCGCTTTGTCACGACTGTCGTTTTCTCTCTTGTTTGCTGTTCTCTCTTTgtgcaaaacaatgattttCTAGTGATTTAACATTATTTGGATTGTGTGCGAATTGTTTTCCGTTGGAAATTTCTCTGAGAGCCTGGAGAGGTCAGTGTGTTTGTAGGTCAGGTAGGGGATTGTGAGGGGTCGGGGCAGGGCTGCAGAGGACCAAAAACATGCTGACTACAGAGATGTCTATAGGAGACAACTGCACAATAAGGCAGGAGAGAAAATGCTTTTGTGTAGAAAGAGTGGAGCAGAGAAAGAGGCTGAGCATAAAGAATATATGTGAGCagcaaaaaatagaaagaataCCTGTGTGTTCTTGGTCAGTCGCCGCGGTTCGGCCGGTGGACTCCAAAGGCTGTGATGAAGACATTAACCACCACGATGATAAAAACCAGCCCTGTGGTCACGTTCTCCATCATGTTAAGCCTCCAATGCTTTTGTTCATCATTCAGGTTCCATCGAACTGTAGACAAAACCAGCAAATACAGTTAAACACACTTCTGATCAAATTCTAATCAAACATgagtttgattctgcaaacaattaaccctctatggtacggtgtcaaatgtcaaatgtcaaatttctacaatgcatgtttttgagagatgcaatactttaaaaaaagaaggaagagtatatagggaaccaatagcaatgctttaatttggtTCAATgttacaatgttgcctacagcaaacattcagacaagaaaccggttaaaaaagttcctttaataatgtttttgaatttaaaattgtatgtaTTGTTCCCTGTTAAAGCTACTGACTCTTCTACacgtgtttattaaataaattatgttaaaattaatttaaaaaactttctttttcacttgtgcactgttatggtacaatgttgcctatgggcaacaaaccccaaaaacttccccaaaaaaaaaaaatcatgaatttttttcagaatatgtttatttagtctattttaagacaaaaaatcactccaaactggcatcataatgcgtaccatcgAGGGTTAATTATACACAGATTTACTGTCACCATGGGTCCATATGTACTTGATTCTGAGATGAGAGAACTCAAGGATCTTAACAATGCAGAATATTCATTTTAGCAAGGGCATATGAAGATAAAGA encodes:
- the LOC131972151 gene encoding caspase recruitment domain-containing protein 19-like, producing the protein MDTELVDRLVLQLNRIHPQILNDKEAHRFRILSVPTQVRLAELLKHLHWKGEEACHEFYRGLHIHAEDVYSSLPTRVIQKELADSKWTNSVAIHPERNVLNDRGPMFFLSCFSFAFGVAMLYYYGEGETLKNTGPFLHCSAARLSKGAKDVFTSHAEVGKWKMLKK